One window from the genome of Streptomyces sp. NBC_01476 encodes:
- a CDS encoding ABC transporter substrate-binding protein — protein MARRHIGRVVPRLARSISRQGSTRRGAFAAMVAAGALVLAACGGSGSSSAGSSSGDIKLGISVPLSGAVGSSCTPMNQAMLAWFKHVNATGGIDGRKLQVDNRDDGYDAARSVTNTKAFISEKVVAVTGQCGSLQPPAQLPLLNAAKIPFMYVFGASTTLLKPLNPMYFNLMPTYGSQLVDEIPWVFQHQGTGTVALMSTVTPDSPTTAKEVQDAVKKAGGTFVGAYAAPPGTADFSPYVLKIKQKHPDYVVLDQIPQDAARLTQAMTDNGFSPNKYLVGSSAVSQQTFLNGVSKALQPKLLVTSDTIAPASAGSTQCTSVLKAANIKVESVTLRGCGTAQVVEKVLRSAQKPITSKSVVAAMESMSDVKASEIYPPVSFSATNHVGVSSLYIFGVKDGAFYQAGSIGG, from the coding sequence ATGGCAAGACGCCACATCGGACGGGTCGTGCCTCGACTCGCCAGAAGCATCAGCAGACAGGGCAGCACGCGCCGGGGCGCGTTCGCCGCCATGGTCGCCGCCGGGGCCCTGGTCCTGGCCGCCTGCGGCGGTTCGGGATCGAGCTCGGCCGGCTCGTCGAGCGGCGACATCAAGCTCGGCATCTCCGTCCCGCTCAGCGGCGCGGTCGGGTCGAGCTGCACGCCGATGAACCAGGCGATGCTCGCATGGTTCAAGCACGTCAACGCCACCGGCGGCATCGACGGCCGCAAGCTCCAAGTGGACAACCGCGACGACGGCTACGACGCCGCCCGCTCGGTGACCAACACCAAGGCGTTCATCAGTGAGAAGGTCGTCGCGGTCACCGGCCAGTGCGGCAGCCTCCAGCCGCCGGCCCAGCTGCCGCTGCTCAACGCGGCCAAGATCCCCTTCATGTACGTGTTCGGCGCCTCCACCACGCTGCTGAAGCCGCTGAACCCGATGTACTTCAACCTGATGCCGACCTACGGCAGTCAGCTGGTCGACGAGATCCCGTGGGTGTTCCAGCACCAGGGCACCGGCACCGTCGCTCTGATGAGCACCGTCACGCCGGACTCGCCCACCACCGCCAAGGAGGTCCAGGACGCGGTCAAGAAGGCCGGCGGCACCTTCGTCGGAGCCTACGCGGCGCCGCCCGGCACCGCGGACTTCTCGCCCTACGTGCTGAAGATCAAGCAGAAGCACCCCGACTACGTCGTGCTCGACCAGATCCCGCAGGACGCCGCCCGGCTGACCCAGGCGATGACCGACAACGGGTTCTCGCCGAACAAGTACCTGGTCGGCAGCAGCGCGGTCTCCCAGCAGACCTTCCTCAACGGTGTCTCCAAGGCCCTGCAGCCGAAGCTGCTGGTCACCTCGGACACGATCGCCCCGGCCAGTGCCGGCAGCACCCAGTGCACGTCGGTGCTCAAGGCGGCGAACATCAAGGTCGAGAGCGTCACCCTGCGCGGGTGCGGCACCGCCCAGGTGGTGGAGAAGGTCCTGCGCTCGGCCCAGAAGCCGATCACGAGCAAGAGCGTCGTGGCGGCGATGGAGAGCATGTCCGATGTGAAGGCATCCGAGATCTACCCGCCGGTCTCCTTCTCGGCGACCAACCATGTCGGGGTCTCCAGCCTCTACATCTTCGGCGTGAAGGACGGCGCCTTCTACCAGGCCGGCTCGATCGGCGGCTGA